The Gemmatimonadota bacterium genome includes the window TTCATAAGGATCTGGGGGATACTGAGGATGGGCTAAGGGGTTTTGAGTTGCGCGACAATGATGGATACATCCTTTACTTTGGACGACCGTGCAGAAAGTGAGGAAATCGATGGTGAACCGGCGTAGTCTCAGCCTGGTGGCTTTCTGCTGCCTGTTGTGGAACGTCCAAACCTGCGAAGCCCGGTCCCCGGAGCGACAGGCTGTAACGCGTCTGACACTCACCAGCGATGGAGAAGCTACTGAGATGAATTACCTCCTGTATTTACCATCGGCCTACGTAACGAACGAAGAGGAATGGCCGTTGCTCCTTTTCCTGCACGGTGCCGGCGAGCGAGGAGACGATCTTGAGCTAGTAAAGATTCACGGTCCACCGAAAATGATCGCGCAAGGGAGGGATTTCCCATTCGTGGTCATTTCGCCGCAGTGTCCTGAGGGTGTGTGGTGGTCCATAGAAACGCTCCATGCGCTGATCAATGAAGTCATCGAAACCCATCGCATCGATACGTCCCGGATCTACGTGACTGGTCTGAGTATGGGTGGATACGGGTCATGGGGACTGGCATACACCTATCCGGACCTGTTCGCCGCAGCCGTTCCCATCTGTGGGGGCGGGGAGCCCGAGAAAGCGCCGCTGATGAAGGAGATTCCGACCTGGGTCTTTCATGGCGCGAAAGATACGGCCGTGCCGCTCCAGCGATCCCAGGAGATGGTTGATGCGCTCGAGGAAGCCGGAGGCGACGTCCGCTTTACCATATATCCTGAAGCAGGCCACGTGGAGGCATGGGAAAATGCGTACGGCGATCCAGAACTGTGGGAATGGTTGGCAAAACAGCGACAGAAGGATTAAGGAATACATACCTCATTCAGGACTTGACCACCCCCCTTACTCCCGCTTCCAAGCAACAAAGTCCTCCTGCTGGTGAACTCGAATCTCATCGAAAACACCCTTCCATAAAAAAGTGTTAACGATATAGGTAAATTGTTTTATATTGTCGCATATGGAGATAACATTCGCGAACAGGGAACTGGAGAAACTGTGCAACAGGTCAAACTATGCGAAACGGAAACTAGGTGATCAAGGAGCCAGAAAACTTCAGTCTCGACTCGCGGATATTGAAGCCGTGCACGATGTGACCGAACTGATCGCGGGCTCACCGCATCCCTTGAAAGGAGACCGGGAGGGTGATTTCTCTCTCAGGCTGCATGGAGCCCAGAGACTGGTGTTCCGACCGGAACACAATCCGCTTCCGAGGCTTGAGGATCGGGGGATCGACTGGGGTAACGTAACAGCGGTTCGAATCGTTGAGATCGGCGACTATCACAGTACCTGAATACAAGGAGGGATTTCAATGGGCAAAACAAGGGTAGAATCCTTAAAGCGAGACTGGATCTCGCCACCCGGAAGCACCATAGCGGATCTGCTTGAAGAGCGCAACTGGACGCAAGCCGAGTTGGCAGACCGACTGGGTGTGTCGCGCAAGCATGTGAATGAACTGATAACCGGAAAGGCTACGATCTCGGATGCAAACGCCATAAAACTGGCACGAGTACTGGGCAGTACAGTCGGTTTCTGGTTGAATCGTGAGGCTGGATACCGGGCGGCTCTTGCCGATCAGCAAGCGATCGAGCAACTGCGTGATGACGTGAGTTGGTTGGACGAGCTGCCCATTTCACATATGCGCAAGGCGGGATGGATAGGAACCTATCGAGATAAAGCACAGACCGTGTCCGATTGTTTGCGGTTTTTTGGTGTGGGATCGGTCGATGCGTGGCGAAACTGGTCGGCTGGCCTGGGACAAACAGCCTATCGCATGTCGGATAGCGCCACTAAAGCTTTCGGTTCTATCGCAACCTGGCTGCGCAACGGAGAAATCCAGGCGTCCTCATTGGAATGCAATGATTTCTCAAGGGAAGTCTTCAATACAAATCTGGAATCACTTCGCGCTCTTACGCTCGAACCGGACCCCGATGTCTTTGTGCCACGTATGCAGAAACTGTGCGCCGATGCCGGAATTGCAGTGGTGTTTGCGCCCACACCCAAGGGATGTCCCGCCAGCGGCGCAACACGCTGGCTCGCTCCGAACAAAGCGCTGTTAATGTTAAACTTACGATACAAAACCAATGACCATCTCTGGTTCACCTTCTTTCACGAAGCAGCCCATATCCTGCTGCATCGCAAGAAACTGATGTTCCTGGAGTTAAATCAAAACGGAGACGGAAAGGAAGAAGCGGAGGCGAATCGGTTTGCCGCGGATCTATTGATTCCACCGCGGTATTACGACCTACTCAGAACCCTCGCCAGTTCGAGGGCAGAGGTCAGCCAATTCGCCAGGGAGGTCGGAATACCACCGGGTATTGTCGTCGGACGGTTGCAGCACGACGGAATCATTACCCACAGGCAATTGAACGGTTTGAAGGTCAGATACGACTGGGCGTGATTGCTTCCGCTGTCGAGAGATCCTCAGCACGGACGTAAAATCGCACCACCCCGCCGGGAAACCTCAAATGAATGCTCACGGCCGCCCGCGCTCATCCTGAACAGGTCGCTCTCCCGGGTTATCCGAACCATCGAGGAACGGTCACAGAAAGCCAGGACCAGGACTTCGTCGTCCGTACCCGCCACTAAGCGTGTCGATGCTTCGGTAGCATCCGGAAGAAAGCTGACGAGACTGCCGGCGGCGAGTCCGGAAGGCGCGTAGGGCACCTCCTCCTTCCGTAGTCGAAGGTCCCTGCCTGCGACCGAAATCACGTCCACCACATGCGATCCCGCACCCAGACGGGCACGGTCTGCCCCCAGTTCGCGCAGATCCACGGGATTCAGCTTGTAGGCCAACTCACCGCTACCGGTCTCTGGACCCAGGCCTACGGCCGGATCCACGAT containing:
- a CDS encoding killer suppression protein HigA, with product MEITFANRELEKLCNRSNYAKRKLGDQGARKLQSRLADIEAVHDVTELIAGSPHPLKGDREGDFSLRLHGAQRLVFRPEHNPLPRLEDRGIDWGNVTAVRIVEIGDYHST
- a CDS encoding prolyl oligopeptidase family serine peptidase, whose translation is MNYLLYLPSAYVTNEEEWPLLLFLHGAGERGDDLELVKIHGPPKMIAQGRDFPFVVISPQCPEGVWWSIETLHALINEVIETHRIDTSRIYVTGLSMGGYGSWGLAYTYPDLFAAAVPICGGGEPEKAPLMKEIPTWVFHGAKDTAVPLQRSQEMVDALEEAGGDVRFTIYPEAGHVEAWENAYGDPELWEWLAKQRQKD
- a CDS encoding HigA family addiction module antitoxin is translated as MGKTRVESLKRDWISPPGSTIADLLEERNWTQAELADRLGVSRKHVNELITGKATISDANAIKLARVLGSTVGFWLNREAGYRAALADQQAIEQLRDDVSWLDELPISHMRKAGWIGTYRDKAQTVSDCLRFFGVGSVDAWRNWSAGLGQTAYRMSDSATKAFGSIATWLRNGEIQASSLECNDFSREVFNTNLESLRALTLEPDPDVFVPRMQKLCADAGIAVVFAPTPKGCPASGATRWLAPNKALLMLNLRYKTNDHLWFTFFHEAAHILLHRKKLMFLELNQNGDGKEEAEANRFAADLLIPPRYYDLLRTLASSRAEVSQFAREVGIPPGIVVGRLQHDGIITHRQLNGLKVRYDWA